A single Phragmites australis chromosome 4, lpPhrAust1.1, whole genome shotgun sequence DNA region contains:
- the LOC133915117 gene encoding Bowman-Birk type trypsin inhibitor-like isoform X1: protein MRGQVFFLALALLAVVAQSSSRHHRHHGHVRTKEHGGGGGGGELARPARAARAWPCCDDCGGCTKSIPPQCQCLDAAPRGCHPACRDCVKSSLSADPPVYQCMDRVPNFCQRRCTAATAAH from the exons ATGAGAGGCCAGGTGTTCTTCCTCGCACTCGCTCTTCTCGCCGTCGTCGCCCAATCCAGTAGCAGGCACCACCGCCACCACGGCCATGTCCGAACCAAAG AgcatggagggggaggaggaggaggggagctaGCGCGGCCGGCGAGGGCGGCGAGGGCGTGGCCATGCTGCGACGACTGCGGCGGGTGCACCAAGTCGATCCCGCCGCAGTGCCAGTGCCTGGACGCGGCGCCCCGCGGGTGCCACCCGGCGTGCAGGGACTGCGTTAAGTCCAGCCTCAGCGCCGACCCGCCGGTGTACCAGTGCATGGACCGCGTCCCTAACTTCTGCCAGCGCCGCTGCACCGCGGCCACCGCTGCCCACTGA
- the LOC133915117 gene encoding Bowman-Birk type trypsin inhibitor-like isoform X2, which translates to MSEPKDMHQFSSPGRINQSLVAEHGGGGGGGELARPARAARAWPCCDDCGGCTKSIPPQCQCLDAAPRGCHPACRDCVKSSLSADPPVYQCMDRVPNFCQRRCTAATAAH; encoded by the exons ATGTCCGAACCAAAG gatATGCATCAGTTTAGCTCACCGGGTAGAATCAATCAATCTTTGGTCGCAGAgcatggagggggaggaggaggaggggagctaGCGCGGCCGGCGAGGGCGGCGAGGGCGTGGCCATGCTGCGACGACTGCGGCGGGTGCACCAAGTCGATCCCGCCGCAGTGCCAGTGCCTGGACGCGGCGCCCCGCGGGTGCCACCCGGCGTGCAGGGACTGCGTTAAGTCCAGCCTCAGCGCCGACCCGCCGGTGTACCAGTGCATGGACCGCGTCCCTAACTTCTGCCAGCGCCGCTGCACCGCGGCCACCGCTGCCCACTGA